The region GGATCACCGAGATCGCCATCGTCGTCTCCCCGCACAAGCACGGCCTCTCCGACTACCTGGGCTCGGGGAAGCGCTTCGGCGTCGACTTCACCTACGTGGTCCAGGACGAGCGGCTCGGCCTCGCGAACGCCGTCGCCGCCGGCGAGCACGTCATCGACGGCACCTTCGCCGTCGTCCTCGGCGACAACTTCTTCGCCCCGAAGACGTTTTTATCCGACCTCATCGACTACCACGCCGCCCACCACCCCGACACTACCGTCGGCGTCGCCCGGGTGGAGGACGTCACCCGCCACGGGATCATCCTTCCCGACGGTGACCGGGTCGTCGACATGGTCGAGAAGCCGCGGCCGACGGCCGCCCCGAGCAACCTCGGCGCCCTCGGGGCCTACGTCTTCGAGACGAGCATCTTCGACGCCATCGCACGGACCAAGCCCGGCCACAAGGGCGAATACCAGCTCACCGACGCGATCCGGCTCGAGGCCGGCGAGGGGCGGGACGTCCGCTACCGCATCATCGACGGCATCCACATCGACGTCGGGACGCCGCACGATTTGATGCGGGCGAATGAGTGGTATCTGAGGGAGAATGGGCATCTGGAGACTGAGCATCACCAACCAGCACCATACATCTCACCAAGCTCTGCGAAGGAACTGAAATAATGACGCCCGATATCTCCATAGTCATCCCGGTCTACAACGAGGTTGAGAATGTACCTCTTCTCTACCGGAAGCTAAGGGAAGACCTGTCATCCCTGGGCCGCACATATGAGATAATCTTCATCGATGACGGCTCGACGGACGATACATTCGCAAAATTAAAGGAAGTCCAGGCAAACGGCGACCACATCCGGATCATCAAGTTCAGAAGGAACTTCGGAAAGGCAGCCGCCCTCAACACCGCTTTCAGGCAGGTAAAGGGCGAAGTTGTCATCACCATGGACGGGGATCTCCAGGATGACTCGGCCGAGATCCCGAAATTCCTCGACAAGATCGACGAAGGATACGATCTTGTATCCGGGTGGAAGTATCCCCGCAACGACCCTATAACAAAAACAGCCCCTTCAAAAGTGTTCAATAAACTGACCTGCTGGATGACCGGGGTAAACCTCCACGACTTCAACTGCGGGTTCAAAGCGTATAAGAGAGAAGTAACCGATGCATTACACCTCTATGGGGAGTTACACCGCTATACCCCGGTTCTTGCAAACTACTACGGGTTTAAGATTGCAGAGGTTACCGTCAGGCACCATCCCCGGGAGTTCGGCAAGTCCAAATACGGTGCAAAAAGGGTCATTAAAGGGCTTCTTGACCTGATCACGGTCAAATTTTTGACAAGTTATGCGTCCCGGCCGCTCCACGTTTTTGGAGTGCCCGGGATACTATCGCTGTTAGTCGGGTTCTTCATAGGGCTGTATTTGGTAATCCTAAAATATCTTCGGGATATCGCACTCACAGAGCGCCCATTGTTGCTGCTGTCGATTTTACTCATACTTCTGGGGCTCCAGTTCTTCTCCATTGGGCTGCTCGGGGAAATGATCACCTCCCGGGGTGCACGTGACGGGCATCCGGAACACTTCGTTGAAAGAATAGTGGAGTAAAGACCATATGGACAAACAATACTTAACTATCGATGAGACAAGTGCAAAATACTTCAACAGGACTACCAGAGGGATAACCCAGCAATTCATCGACAACTTGCTATCCGAGCTCAAGTCGCTCAAGCCAGAGACAATCCTGGATGTTGGTTGTGGTACAGGATATATCACCAGCATCATGAGCGACGAACTGGATTCGACCGTTATCGGCTGCGATATGGACACCAATCGAATCTCCTTTGCACGAGGTAATTTCGGTCAAGAGGTTATCACCGCCGATATCACACAGTTACCCTTTAAAGACAATAGTTTTGATGTCGTTGTCGCATCCGAAATTATTGAGCATATCCACTGTACAGAAGCCGCTCTAAATGAAATTAAGCGCGTATCAAAGAAATATGTCGTCATAACCGTACCCAATGAGCCTTATTTCAGGATAGCAAATTTTTTGCGAGGTAAAAACTTAACAAGGTTCGGGAATCCTTCAGGCCATGTTAATCACTATAACAAAGAGTCACTACAAAAATTACTGGAGACTAAATTCCCCGTCCTAGAAATAAAAATAAACGCAATTATTTGGTTAATGGCGATTAGCAGCATGGAAAAGAATAGATTGTAACAGTTTAGGGGGTCAAAAGATGAATATTCCAATAGTTAATCGACAGATGGATCTAATAAAAAAGATGCTAAATGAGATTGATCCTAAAGGAGAATTCATTGAGATAGGGTGCGGAGAAGGCCATAATTTGGAAAAATTCTCTGAGATGGGACTGAAAGGCATAGGATTCGATTTCTCAAATGATGCAATTGATATTGCTAAACAAAAGCAATTAAAGAACATTCAGGTAAGAGGAGGCGATCTATTTAAAATTAAAGAAAATAATAAGGACATTGTTTTTCTGCTATTTGTTTTGGAACACATCAAGGATGATTGTGTAGCCTTAGTAAAAATCAACTCTTTTTTGAAAAATGGGGGTTATTTTATCCTTTCACTTCCAGCGCATTCAAGAACCTATTCTTTGCAAGATAAACTCGCTGGGCATTATAGGAGATATGATAAAACAGACATAATAAAAAAGCTTAATGACAGTGGGTTCGAGACGAAAGTATTTTGGTCCTTTGGTTTCCCAATATCTAATGCATATACAAAAATGTATAATATTTTGCTTTCTTTTATCAAAACAGATTTAGAAGTCAGTAAAAAAGGAACAAAAAATGTCGGGATTAAATCCTACACAGAACACTTCCCAAGGATGCTAAGGCCAATTTTGGTACTAATATTTCCGCTCCTTTCTGTGCTAGTTAGAATAGATTTCTTATTTCTAAATACAGATCTTGGGACACATTATATAATACTTACAAAGAAGATCGGTGAGCCAAACCCTGCGCTTAAATTTAATAGTATGTTATGAGATGCGGTCAAATGAAGGGGTTATAAACAGATGGTATTGAAAAGCATATCAAGAATAATACATGAGCATTCATTCAAAATCAAATTAGCCATCACCCTTATATTTATAGGGATACTTTTTTCAAACTTTCTCCAAGCCAGTTCTTTTGAGTTAATTGAACGATTTAGTGCACAAACGATATCCTTTTTAATCACGCTATCCATAATAACCTTAATTCTCAGGGCATGGAGATGGAAATGTGTTTTAGAAATGTTAGGCTATGAAATACCCTTCCTGAATTCCACACACCTATACGCAGCAGGAATTTATTACGGCTCAATCAGCCCTGCTAAAGTGGGAGAATTCGTTAGATGTTATTACCTAGCGAACTACGGTATTCCAACCAAAGAGGGGTTTGGAAGCGTTATTTACGAGCGATTTTATGATATTGCACTGCCGATAACAGTAATTGGCCTATACTATCTCTTCGTAGACGATGTAACCAATTATGGTTTTCTGATCCTCGCATACATCGGAACATTGCTTCTGTGGATCGGACTCATGGTCACATTTTGTGGTTTCAAACCGAAAATCCCATACCTCAGAGATCTTAAGGATATAAACATCTCAAATACCCGTTTAATAGCTACATCGGGGTTTGTAACGCTCTTAATCTGGATATGTTTCGCTCTTATTGCGTACCTCATTTTATATGCGTTTGGAGTAGATGTAGAATTCTTATATATCCTATTTTCAGTATGTGTCGCTATAGTAGTGGGATTACTACCAATTACCGTAGGTGGCTGGGGAGTAAGGGAGGGAGCCTATATCATAATGCTATCTCCCTTTGCAGAACCTCCGGTGATAATTATTTTTTCACTCGTCTTTGTTTTTATGACCACATACTTCCTTGCATTTATAGGCCTAATTTCTGAATGGATTGTAAAACATGATAAACCACCATTAGCGGGGGATAAAGACTTACTTTAGTTTTAACTGTTGAGAAGTATTTAATTGAAAAAGAATAAACAGAAATATCGATTTGTAACCGTATTCTCTCGATAAAAAGGGGTAAATCGCTTCGTTATTTGACGACGTGCCCACCGGCCAGTCTAATAACCCATACCAAACTCGAAGACATTACTTCCCGCGAGAATGATCCGCTTAAGGTCGCCCAGATCTCTCACCTTACTTAGCGTTTTCAATACGTATTTTGGTCTGAAGTAAAAACTCCGATATGCTTGAGTCACAGCCTTTTCCAATTCTTCACTAGAAAGATCAGTGAAATACTCATTGTAAAATGCGTGCTCATGAACAACATTTAAACCGCATGAACTGCCATCTTGAATATCTCTATTTTTGTGAGCAACCTCATCGAACAGGGCTGTTCCGGGATAGGGAGTGCATATCCCAAATGTCACAGTTGTGGGATCAATCTCCTTAACAAAACTTATAGTCGCATCAATCGTATCTCTGGTATCTCCCGGACAACCAAGCATGATGTGCGCATGCGTGTTGATACCCACCTCATGAGCAAGTTTAAACGTCTCCCGCGTTTGGCCGATATTGATTCCTTTCTTAATGTTGTCCAATATTTGCTGAACCCCAGATTCTACCCCAAACTTAATCGTATGGCAACCTGCTTTTTTCATTAAAGTCATCATATCCTTGTCAACGGTTCCGACTCTCGCGTTGCAAATCCAGGACAGATCAAGCCCTCTATCAAGCATTTCGTTGAAAATTTGGACATTCCTCTTTTTAAATATAGTAAATGTTTCATCTCTAATCCACACCTCTTTATATCCTTGATTCTGGATGAATTCCAATTCAGTCAGTACACTTTCGGCGGATCGAGATCTTACTTTTTGCCCATAAAACACGGGCACCGTACAAAAGTTACACTTGGCAGGGCACCCTCTAGAAGTCATTATAGTTGTATATGGCAGTCTTTTTACGAGAGGATTAAAATAATGAATGTCCTTTGGCAATAAACTGCGATCTATAATTGGTAAGTTGTCCAGATTGTCAATGAGGGGGTAATAGTCATTCAATACTATTTTTTCACCTTCTCTATAACCAATCCCCCCGACCTTTTTCCAAGAAGCACCCCCCGTTTCCAATGCATTTATTACATCTCTTATTATATACTCCGGCTCTCTTCTCACAATGATATCAACTTCCTCAAATTTCAGAGCATGT is a window of Methanoculleus sp. 7T DNA encoding:
- a CDS encoding sugar phosphate nucleotidyltransferase, which codes for MPVRQGLIPAAGSGSRLGPFTNAIPKELLPVGEKAVIEHVVEAMSLAGITEIAIVVSPHKHGLSDYLGSGKRFGVDFTYVVQDERLGLANAVAAGEHVIDGTFAVVLGDNFFAPKTFLSDLIDYHAAHHPDTTVGVARVEDVTRHGIILPDGDRVVDMVEKPRPTAAPSNLGALGAYVFETSIFDAIARTKPGHKGEYQLTDAIRLEAGEGRDVRYRIIDGIHIDVGTPHDLMRANEWYLRENGHLETEHHQPAPYISPSSAKELK
- a CDS encoding class I SAM-dependent methyltransferase, which produces MNIPIVNRQMDLIKKMLNEIDPKGEFIEIGCGEGHNLEKFSEMGLKGIGFDFSNDAIDIAKQKQLKNIQVRGGDLFKIKENNKDIVFLLFVLEHIKDDCVALVKINSFLKNGGYFILSLPAHSRTYSLQDKLAGHYRRYDKTDIIKKLNDSGFETKVFWSFGFPISNAYTKMYNILLSFIKTDLEVSKKGTKNVGIKSYTEHFPRMLRPILVLIFPLLSVLVRIDFLFLNTDLGTHYIILTKKIGEPNPALKFNSML
- a CDS encoding lysylphosphatidylglycerol synthase transmembrane domain-containing protein — protein: MVLKSISRIIHEHSFKIKLAITLIFIGILFSNFLQASSFELIERFSAQTISFLITLSIITLILRAWRWKCVLEMLGYEIPFLNSTHLYAAGIYYGSISPAKVGEFVRCYYLANYGIPTKEGFGSVIYERFYDIALPITVIGLYYLFVDDVTNYGFLILAYIGTLLLWIGLMVTFCGFKPKIPYLRDLKDINISNTRLIATSGFVTLLIWICFALIAYLILYAFGVDVEFLYILFSVCVAIVVGLLPITVGGWGVREGAYIIMLSPFAEPPVIIIFSLVFVFMTTYFLAFIGLISEWIVKHDKPPLAGDKDLL
- a CDS encoding B12-binding domain-containing radical SAM protein, coding for MVKVLVLNPPSKYAKNVVRDLIYGCWCKGKRIGGAKIPPINLLSIASVLIKEGHDVKLIDALAEQKPLTEISQCIDEYDVVIISTSTMSFSEDIGVLAEFKRINKSIITVIFGSHPTFMPEHALKFEEVDIIVRREPEYIIRDVINALETGGASWKKVGGIGYREGEKIVLNDYYPLIDNLDNLPIIDRSLLPKDIHYFNPLVKRLPYTTIMTSRGCPAKCNFCTVPVFYGQKVRSRSAESVLTELEFIQNQGYKEVWIRDETFTIFKKRNVQIFNEMLDRGLDLSWICNARVGTVDKDMMTLMKKAGCHTIKFGVESGVQQILDNIKKGINIGQTRETFKLAHEVGINTHAHIMLGCPGDTRDTIDATISFVKEIDPTTVTFGICTPYPGTALFDEVAHKNRDIQDGSSCGLNVVHEHAFYNEYFTDLSSEELEKAVTQAYRSFYFRPKYVLKTLSKVRDLGDLKRIILAGSNVFEFGMGY
- a CDS encoding glycosyltransferase family 2 protein — its product is MTPDISIVIPVYNEVENVPLLYRKLREDLSSLGRTYEIIFIDDGSTDDTFAKLKEVQANGDHIRIIKFRRNFGKAAALNTAFRQVKGEVVITMDGDLQDDSAEIPKFLDKIDEGYDLVSGWKYPRNDPITKTAPSKVFNKLTCWMTGVNLHDFNCGFKAYKREVTDALHLYGELHRYTPVLANYYGFKIAEVTVRHHPREFGKSKYGAKRVIKGLLDLITVKFLTSYASRPLHVFGVPGILSLLVGFFIGLYLVILKYLRDIALTERPLLLLSILLILLGLQFFSIGLLGEMITSRGARDGHPEHFVERIVE
- a CDS encoding class I SAM-dependent methyltransferase yields the protein MDKQYLTIDETSAKYFNRTTRGITQQFIDNLLSELKSLKPETILDVGCGTGYITSIMSDELDSTVIGCDMDTNRISFARGNFGQEVITADITQLPFKDNSFDVVVASEIIEHIHCTEAALNEIKRVSKKYVVITVPNEPYFRIANFLRGKNLTRFGNPSGHVNHYNKESLQKLLETKFPVLEIKINAIIWLMAISSMEKNRL